A genomic window from Drosophila kikkawai strain 14028-0561.14 unplaced genomic scaffold, DkikHiC1v2 scaffold_279, whole genome shotgun sequence includes:
- the LOC138929526 gene encoding uncharacterized protein: protein MRSVIQQRGFCKSQITRAHNNALKFVDDIQSVDTIVVRLSQIQDNYLRFVRHSEELYAFQSESDWENPDDDFDAYEEKHYATHAILSNTLEELRRDQTSNNILATVQPADAPQRSHVDFQFERIKLPTFSGNYEDWKHFSDMFTDSIASNSSLTDCQRFHYLKSYLSGDALNLVKHIPVTNENYREAWDRLEQRYNKQSLIIRSFLNSFMTLPSATSTNLSTVRKLADGADEVIRGLRALDCEERDPWLIFILLSKLDTDTCQAWAQCADSEGKGVTINQFLKFLTSRCDTLEAFHLVRPTQARRAATTHHADTHPRREEPKCTSCQQTHQLFKCPQFNGLDIAARREFLKTKKLCFNCLSPSHLAGNCTSRHTCRICRRKHHTLVHPGSAQPTQNGNYLERARTDSRDRPSTSQAASTIGQNQPPGQEIHQSGSLPPAENNFTHHTLENISAAGSQTLLPTILADVVDAWGNTTTCRLLLDTGSTITLASESFVQRIGVRRTHARISILGLAANSAGVTRGRAHIKLRSRHSDQTVELVSFILNSLTSSLPAQAIDTSSSTWKQICELPLADPTFCTPGSIDVIVGSDQLWSLYTGEQKCFGNDAPIALNTVFGWIIAGSYNACDDHLTSAVTHHADLDTMVRSFMEMDNIHPSQALLDANDPTERHFAATHTRLENGAYVVKYPFKEHAPPVDSTLPQAINRFHSLERKFRRSPDLKQQYEAFLDDYLRRGHMEQLTSAQIDESPETCFYLPHHAVIKLDSLTTKCRVVFDGSGKDSSGVSLNDRLQIGPPIQRDLLGVCLRFRQHPYVFCADIEKMFRGIQVFKPHTNYQRIVWRKNENEPLLHFRLLTVTYGLAPSPFLAVRVLKQLAEDHRHEFPAAAHALLHDAYVDDIPTGCNSFDELMILKNELIQLLDKAQFKLRKWSSNSWRLLKSLPEEDRCYEPIQLLNKSAADSPIKILGIQWNPGKDVMYLNIKECDPTISPTKRELLSQLSRIYDPLGLVAPVTVLLKLIFQESWTSVLQWDDPIPETLRSRWKALVEDLPTLTQCQVPRYIASPFQDVQLHGFADASAQAYGAVVYARVAYGGSFQITLVAAKTRVAPIKPVSIPRLELNAALLLSRLLSIVKASLTIPIFSTSCWTDSEIVLHWLSAPPRNWNTYVCNRTAEILNDFPRSCWNHVRTEDNPADCASRGLHPSKLLEHRLWWKGPSWLATPPSDWPPSTSKFSVSSNLDVNTEERAVKPTTLHNFPDESIYELLIHKFSTWTRLLRVSSYCYRFIHSLRSRHRNPAPFLTSEELQAARCRLIRHVQQNFFAREYAQLENRRPLNAKSHLIRFSPFLDDHGIMRVGGRIDKSTINFNAKHPILIPKDSPLAGLLVRYFHVSHLHTGVDATFTNLRQQYWILGARNLVRKAVFQCKRCFLQRKGTSNQIMGELPIPRVQASRCFQHTGLDYAGPIAIKESTGRTPRIGKAWFSIFVCLTTKAIHIEVVSDLTAKAFIAAFQRFIARRTKPTDLYSDNGTTFHGGKQTLDDMRRLVIEQSKDEELAGFFANEGISWHFIPPSAPHFGGMWEAGVRSIKLHMRRILGSKALTFEELATVLTQIEAILNSRPLCPNGDNSLDPLTPAHFLTGAPYTALSEPCRLDMQINRLERWNQLQAMVQGFWKRWHMEYLTSLHERTKWHLETENLKIDTLVVLKEPNLPPSKWILRRISEVHAGSDDKVRVVTVKTAHGSYKRPITKIAVLPLC, encoded by the coding sequence ATGCGGAGTGTGATTCAACAACGGGGCTTTTGTAAAAGCCAAATCACACGGGCGCATAATAATGCCCTAAAATTTGTGGATGACATTCAATCAGTGGACACAATTGTGGTGCGCCTGTCGCAAATTCAAGACAATTATTTGCGGTTTGTGCGACATTCGGAAGAGCTGTACGCCTTCCAATCGGAGTCGGATTGGGAGAATCCGGACGACGATTTTGATGCCTATGAGGAGAAACATTACGCTACACACGCCATCCTAAGCAACACTCTGGAGGAGTTACGGCGTGATCAGACGTCTAACAATATTTTGGCCACTGTGCAACCAGCAGATGCGCCCCAGAGGAGCCATGTGGATTTCCAGTTCGAGCGAATCAAACTCCCAACCTTTTCCGGGAATTATGAGGACTGGAAACATTTTTCGGATATGTTTACGGACTCGATTGCTTCCAATTCGAGCCTGACGGATTGTCAACGATTTCATTATCTCAAATCGTATCTATCCGGAGACGCCCTCAATTTAGTCAAACATATTCCTGTGACTAATGAGAACTATCGGGAGGCATGGGATCGGCTTGAGCAGCGATATAACAAACAATCGCTAATTATCCGATCATTCCTCAACAGTTTCATGACCCTTCCCAGTGCTACGTCTACTAATCTCAGCACAGTGCGGAAACTGGCCGATGGCGCAGACGAAGTTATTCGTGGTTTGCGAGCCCTTGACTGCGAAGAGAGGGATCCTTGGCTAATCTTCATCCTATTGTCAAAATTAGATACCGATACTTGCCAAGCTTGGGCGCAGTGCGCAGACTCCGAGGGAAAAGGTGTGACCATCAACCAATTCCTTAAATTTCTCACCTCTCGCTGCGATACTTTGGAGGCTTTTCACTTAGTTCGACCAACCCAAGCTCGACGCGCAGCCACAACGCACCACGCAGATACGCATCCTAGACGAGAAGAACCCAAATGCACATCGTGCCAGCAAACTCATCAACTGTTCAAGTGTCCTCAGTTCAACGGACTCGACATCGCAGCTCGCCGGGAGTTTCTCAAGACGAAAAAGCTATGTTTCAATTGCCTCAGCCCAAGTCACCTGGCGGGTAACTGTACATCGAGACACACTTGTCGGATTTGTCGCCGCAAGCATCACACCCTGGTTCACCCTGGCTCGGCGCAGCCAACTCAAAACGGTAACTACTTGGAGAGAGCCCGTACGGACAGCCGCGATCGTCCATCAACCTCACAAGCGGCGTCTACAATCGGCCAGAATCAACCGCCTGGTCAAGAGATTCATCAATCAGGGAGTTTACCTCCCGCGGAAAATAACTTCACGCATCATACGCTGGAGAATATTTCAGCTGCAGGTTCGCAGACTCTGTTGCCAACCATCCTTGCAGACGTCGTCGACGCCTGGGGAAATACTACAACCTGCAGGCTGCTCTTGGACACTGGGTCCACAATCACCTTGGCGTCGGAATCATTTGTTCAGCGAATAGGCGTACGTCGAACGCACGCCCGGATTTCTATACTCGGTCTCGCAGCCAACAGTGCTGGCGTTACCCGAGGACGCGCACATATCAAGCTGCGCTCTCGTCATTCGGACCAAACTGTCGAACTGGTCTCGTTTATTCTCAATTCGCTGACATCATCACTCCCGGCCCAGGCTATTGACACCTCATCTTCTACGTGGAAGCAAATCTGCGAGCTTCCTTTGGCAGATCCCACATTCTGCACGCCAGGATCCATCGATGTCATCGTTGGATCAGATCAACTCTGGTCTCTTTATACTGGAGAACAGAAATGCTTTGGTAACGACGCTCCTATCGCTCTGAATACTGTTTTTGGTTGGATTATTGCAGGCTCTTACAATGCATGCGATGATCACCTGACTTCAGCGGTTACTCATCACGCGGACCTCGACACGATGGTTCGCTCTTTCATGGAGATGGATAATATACATCCTAGCCAGGCTCTTTTGGACGCCAACGATCCAACAGAGCGTCATTTTGCTGCCACTCACACGCGCTTGGAGAACGGGGCTTACGTCGTCAAGTACCCCTTCAAGGAGCATGCGCCGCCTGTTGATTCAACTTTACCGCAGGCCATCAATCGCTTCCACTCGCTGGAACGCAAGTTTCGTCGATCTCCAGACTTGAAGCAGCAGTATGAAGCATTTCTGGACGACTACTTGCGACGTGGTCATATGGAACAGCTGACATCGGCTCAAATTGATGAGTCCCCAGAAACCTGCTTCTATCTGCCGCACCACGCTGTCATCAAACTGGACAGTCTGACTACGAAATGTCGCGTAGTTTTCGATGGATCGGGAAAGGACAGCTCTGGAGTGTCTCTCAATGATCGACTTCAAATTGGCCCACCCATTCAACGCGATCTTCTCGGCGTTTGTTTACGTTTCCGGCAGCACCCATATGTTTTCTGCGCGGATATCGAGAAGATGTTCCGAGGAATTCAAGTCTTCAAGCCGCACACCAATTATCAGCGCATTGTTTGGCGCAAGAACGAGAATGAACCACTGCTTCATTTTCGCCTGTTGACGGTCACCTACGGATTGGCGCCGTCACCATTTCTGGCTGTTCGAGTTCTTAAGCAGCTAGCTGAGGATCACCGCCACGAGTTCCCCGCAGCAGCCCACGCGCTTCTACACGACGCTTATGTAGATGATATCCCAACAGGGTGCAACTCATTCGACGAGCTCATGATTCTCAAAAACGAGCTGATTCAACTGTTGGATAAGGCGCAATTCAAACTACGGAAATGGAGTTCCAACAGTTGGCGTCTTCTAAAATCATTGCCAGAAGAGGACCGATGTTATGAGCCTATCCAGCTCCTCAACAAATCAGCTGCGGATTCACCAATCAAAATTCTTGGCATCCAATGGAATCCCGGAAAGGACGTCATGTACCTCAATATCAAGGAGTGCGATCCGACCATTTCTCCGACGAAAAGGGAACTCTTGTCGCAGCTATCAAGAATCTATGACCCGCTTGGATTGGTAGCGCCAGTCACAGTTCTACTCAAGCTTATCTTCCAAGAAAGCTGGACAAGTGTTCTGCAATGGGATGACCCGATTCCTGAAACTCTACGCTCGCGCTGGAAGGCCTTGGTGGAGGATTTGCCAACACTTACGCAATGTCAAGTACCACGATACATTGCGTCACCATTCCAAGACGTTCAACTACACGGATTCGCCGACGCATCCGCGCAAGCCTACGGTGCGGTTGTATACGCTCGAGTAGCATATGGAGGCAGTTTTCAAATCACCCTAGTTGCTGCCAAAACCCGTGTAGCCCCGATCAAGCCTGTTTCGATCCCACGTCTGGAACTGAATGCTGCTCTACTTCTTTCTCGATTGCTCTCGATTGTCAAAGCCTCACTAACGATTCCTATTTTCAGCACGAGCTGCTGGACAGATTCAGAAATTGTGCTACACTGGCTTTCAGCTCCCCCACGAAACTGGAACACATACGTCTGCAACCGAACGGCTGAGATCTTGAACGACTTTCCTCGCAGCTGCTGGAATCATGTTCGCACAGAGGACAACCCTGCCGACTGTGCTTCTCGAGGACTTCATCCGTCCAAGCTTCTGGAGCATCGACTGTGGTGGAAGGGTCCATCATGGCTGGCCACACCGCCCTCTGATTGGCCACCGTCTACAAGCAAGTTCAGCGTATCTTCAAATCTCGATGTCAACACCGAAGAGAGAGCTGTCAAGCCCACAACTCTACATAACTTTCCTGATGAAAGTATCTACGAGTTACTCATCCACAAATTCTCAACCTGGACGCGTCTGCTAAGGGTATCTAGCTACTGTTATCGCTTTATTCACTCTCTTCGATCTCGTCATAGGAATCCGGCACCATTCCTTACATCCGAAGAGTTGCAGGCCGCACGATGCCGACTCATCCGACACGTGCAACAAAATTTCTTTGCCAGAGAATATGCGCAGCTAGAGAATCGACGCCCGCTTAATGCTAAATCGCATTTAATTCGGTTCTCCCCATTTCTAGACGATCATGGAATTATGCGAGTCGGTGGAAGAATCGACAAATCGACAATCAACTTCAACGCCAAGCATCCAATCCTAATACCAAAGGATTCACCACTAGCCGGGCTCCTGGTTCGATATTTTCACGTTTCACATCTACACACTGGAGTTGATGCTACGTTCACCAATCTTCGTCAGCAGTACTGGATTCTGGGTGCACGCAATCTGGTCAGAAAGGCAGTTTTCCAATGCAAACGCTGCTTTCTTCAACGCAAAGGCACCAGTAACCAGATCATGGGAGAGCTGCCAATCCCTCGAGTTCAGGCTAGTCGCTGTTTCCAACATACAGGGCTGGATTACGCTGGACCGATCGCCATCAAGGAATCAACAGGACGAACTCCTCGGATCGGGAAGGCATGGTTTTCTATTTTCGTCTGCCTAACTACAAAGGCAATCCATATCGAGGTCGTCAGTGATCTGACTGCAAAGGCCTTCATCGCCGCCTTTCAACGATTTATTGCCCGACGAACAAAGCCCACCGATCTGTACTCGGACAACGGAACCACATTTCATGGCGGAAAGCAAACTTTGGACGACATGCGACGCCTAGTCATCGAACAATCTAAAGATGAGGAGCTGGCTGGATTCTTCGCCAACGAAGGCATTTCTTGGCACTTCATACCCCCATCTGCCCCTCATTTTGGCGGAATGTGGGAAGCCGGCGTTCGTTCCATAAAACTTCATATGCGACGGATACTTGGATCCAAGGCTCTCACGTTTGAGGAACTAGCGACTGTTTTGACCCAAATTGAAGCCATCCTCAACTCTCGCCCACTGTGCCCAAATGGGGATAATTCGTTGGACCCGCTGACTCCCGCTCATTTCCTGACTGGAGCTCCTTATACTGCCCTCTCTGAACCCTGCCGTCTGGATATGCAAATCAATCGACTGGAGAGGTGGAATCAGCTGCAAGCTATGGTCCAAGGTTTCTGGAAACGGTGGCATATGGAATACCTGACATCGCTTCACGAAcgcacaaaatggcatctaGAAACTGAGAATCTGAAGATCGACACACTGGTGGTACTCAAGGAGCCTAATCTACCTCCCTCTAAATGGATTCTTAGACGCATCAGCGAGGTGCACGCAGGATCAGATGACAAAGTACGGGTCGTAACAGTGAAGACGGCCCATGGATCCTACAAACGCCCAATTACCAAAATTGCTGTCTTGCCTCTGTGCTGA